Proteins encoded by one window of Cloeon dipterum chromosome 4, ieCloDipt1.1, whole genome shotgun sequence:
- the LOC135942877 gene encoding uncharacterized protein LOC135942877 isoform X2 has protein sequence MEVKSSVGDELDKSNYTNDFAAVSLGVATKDAIGPIKFAEQTSGGDDEACDMGTLVKAGCLLAREKMDVSFRHEEEQRQVLALTYDAFRYRSVFNQALQDTNFFTIFPQASI, from the exons TGTGGGCGATGAGCTGGATAAATCGAATTACACCAACGACTTTGCAGCCGTTTCGCTGGGCGTCGCGACAAAAGATGCAATCGGCCCGATCAAGTTCGCCGAGCAGACGTCGGGCGGCGACGACGAGGCGTGCGACATGGGCACCCTGGTCAAGGCGGGCTGCCTGCTGGCCAGGGAGAAAATGGACGTGAGCTTCCGGCACGAGGAGGAGCAGCGGCAGGTCTTGGCCCTCACCTACGACGCCTTTAGAT acCGCAGCGTCTTTAATCAGGCACTACAAGACACCAACTTCTTTACGATTTTTCCGCAGGCGAGTATATGA